The Enterobacter asburiae genomic sequence TCATTCCGTATTTTCTCTACCTGCTTTCGCTGTGGTATTTCACCGGTTTTCTGCGTCTTCCCCTGGCGCTGAGCGGGGCGGTGGCCTGCTGGGGACTCAGCGCCTGGGTGTTAATTTTCTTCTGGAGCCGCTTTCACTAGCGCAGCGGTCGTCCGCCGTCCACGGCAAAGGTTCTGCCCGTGACGTAGCAGCTGGTCAGGAGGTAATCCACAAGATCGATGACCTCTTTCTCGCCCGGGGCGATTTTCATGAGCGACTTATTCAGCGCCTGCTGGCGATACTCCGCATCATCGTTTTCGTTAAACAAAATCATCGCCGGGGCGATGGCGTTCACCTTCACCTCGGGCGCGAGCTTGCGGGCGAACGAGCGCGTCATATTATCCAGCGCGGCTTTACTGGCCGCGTAGGCGATGTGCTTTTCGCTGCCGCGCTCCACCACATAATCGGTGAAGTGAATAATGTCGCCTGCCGCGTGCCCATGGCCGCGCAGCAGGTCCTGCAAAGCGTGGTTAAGCAGATAAGGCGCATTGACGTGGATCTGCAGCATGGCGGAGAGCGTTTCGCTGAGTGACGTACCGGGTTTTTCGGCTCGCCATGCGCTGGCGTTATGGATCACGGCGCGCAGTCCCGTCGTGGTGGCTTTTACCTTTTCCGCGAAAGTCAGAATGCCTTCATCGGTCGAAAAATCAGCCTGAATGCAGACCGCCCCGGCTTTGCGTAACCCTTCAATCGACGGGTATTCCGTACGGTAGCTGACAATGACCGGATGGCGAAGGTTGAGAAAGTGATGGGCGAGGGCGAGGCCGATACGGCGGCCTCCACCGGTAATCAGTATTGGGCGAAGCGGTGCATTTCCCATCGTATTCTCCTTTACAGTTCAACAATGGGAAAGGCGATGCTAACCCATTAACATCCAGGTTGCCGGCAGGGCAGCAACCAGTAACAGTCCAATTAATGCCATTTCACGGCGTTTCAGCGCGTTCT encodes the following:
- the folM gene encoding dihydromonapterin reductase, whose translation is MGNAPLRPILITGGGRRIGLALAHHFLNLRHPVIVSYRTEYPSIEGLRKAGAVCIQADFSTDEGILTFAEKVKATTTGLRAVIHNASAWRAEKPGTSLSETLSAMLQIHVNAPYLLNHALQDLLRGHGHAAGDIIHFTDYVVERGSEKHIAYAASKAALDNMTRSFARKLAPEVKVNAIAPAMILFNENDDAEYRQQALNKSLMKIAPGEKEVIDLVDYLLTSCYVTGRTFAVDGGRPLR